The proteins below come from a single Crossiella sp. CA-258035 genomic window:
- a CDS encoding MCE family protein, with the protein MPPNPHVLRGRLLGLLFLVIISLLLGLTVAVYRGDFSSAVSVLLRTDHVGNQLMTESDVKVRGLVVGSVKRISSRGEGAELELAMQPDKLELIPKGVSARLLPKTLFGERYVALMLPDNGTGDTLGAGDVIGQDRSATAIELERLLANLMPMLEAVQPHKLSVTLGAMSAALANRGKALGQNLVRLEHYLTEINPEVPALTEGMRELVKVADTYSTAIPDALDALSDLTVTTRTFVEQRENLKLLYRSLGATANDLGGFLRANKDNVIRLSDASRSTLETMAKYSPSWPCMADTLTKFKSVMNSAFGAGTDRPGLKVHLHPVPSRGEYQPGKDDPVYNARGGPRCYPFGSPPSGGKAVALPVSGDTADLGLANSPQESQLLAQLLAPALGRTPDAVPSWSGVLLGAIYRGTEVTLK; encoded by the coding sequence ATGCCGCCGAACCCGCACGTGCTCAGGGGCCGCCTGCTCGGCCTGCTGTTCCTGGTGATCATCTCGCTGCTGCTGGGCCTGACCGTCGCGGTCTACCGCGGCGACTTCAGCTCCGCGGTCAGCGTGCTGCTGCGCACCGACCACGTCGGCAACCAGCTGATGACCGAGTCCGACGTGAAGGTGCGCGGGCTGGTGGTCGGCTCGGTGAAACGCATCTCCAGCCGGGGCGAGGGCGCCGAGCTGGAGCTGGCCATGCAGCCGGACAAGCTGGAGCTCATCCCCAAGGGCGTCTCCGCCCGGCTGCTGCCCAAGACCCTCTTCGGTGAGCGCTACGTCGCGTTGATGTTGCCGGACAACGGAACCGGCGACACCCTCGGCGCGGGCGACGTGATCGGGCAGGACCGCTCGGCCACCGCGATCGAGCTGGAACGCCTGCTGGCCAACCTGATGCCGATGCTGGAGGCGGTGCAGCCGCACAAGCTCTCGGTCACCCTCGGCGCGATGTCGGCCGCCCTGGCCAACCGAGGCAAGGCGCTCGGGCAGAACCTGGTGCGGCTGGAGCACTACCTCACCGAGATCAACCCCGAGGTGCCCGCGCTCACCGAGGGCATGCGCGAGCTGGTCAAGGTGGCCGACACCTACAGCACCGCGATCCCGGACGCGCTGGACGCGCTCAGCGACCTCACCGTCACCACCAGGACCTTCGTCGAGCAGCGGGAGAACCTGAAGCTGCTGTACCGCAGCCTGGGCGCCACCGCCAACGACCTCGGCGGGTTCCTGCGCGCCAACAAGGACAACGTGATCCGGCTCTCCGACGCCAGCAGGTCCACCCTGGAGACGATGGCCAAGTACTCGCCGTCCTGGCCCTGCATGGCCGACACGCTGACCAAGTTCAAGTCGGTGATGAACTCCGCCTTCGGCGCGGGCACCGATCGGCCGGGCCTGAAGGTGCACCTGCACCCGGTGCCCTCGCGCGGGGAGTACCAGCCGGGCAAGGACGATCCGGTCTACAACGCCCGCGGCGGCCCCCGCTGCTACCCCTTCGGCAGCCCGCCCAGCGGCGGCAAGGCGGTCGCGCTGCCGGTCAGCGGGGACACCGCCGACCTCGGCCTGGCCAACTCGCCAC
- a CDS encoding DUF6801 domain-containing protein, with protein MTRTGSAHRLGALAAAALLVPALGVSLVGDGSAAAESTARRIAYTCTAPELTAQAVVTEVAGVFPASGSVGAPVQSALTVTATLPETVLPALGGAKSVIGTAALGLAVNGAGLSAAVTAEELGIPATEVPEKGELKVVATGKAPALTPAKPGDLTVTATELSLTLGSATDDGPPLNLKCAKDEGQDAQLVKLPVTGRNLTTVPGASGTLPVPTTGGKPVPSTGSTVPGAGEDQQMGPLARRIRYKVDGVSRIKKMESEVKIGPGEMLTEVIIKLPVGEIKGDLTLPPSKGYFVLFRFVPNNSVIEFESVGQVAGIIERGQVKATSKMFIKLRDIKVGGVPLDVGPNCKTVEPAVIDLVSAPPPPPFLPTRPTPMSATYTIPPFGNCGVTEPLDSLLTGLISGPGNTLNLTLTFLGYE; from the coding sequence ATGACCCGGACTGGATCGGCGCACCGGCTCGGGGCCCTCGCGGCCGCGGCGCTGCTGGTGCCGGCACTCGGCGTCTCCCTTGTCGGCGACGGCAGCGCGGCCGCCGAATCGACAGCCCGCCGGATCGCCTACACCTGCACCGCGCCGGAGCTGACCGCCCAGGCGGTGGTCACCGAGGTCGCGGGCGTGTTCCCGGCCTCGGGCTCGGTCGGCGCGCCGGTCCAGTCCGCCCTCACCGTCACCGCGACCCTGCCGGAGACGGTGCTGCCCGCCCTCGGCGGCGCGAAGTCGGTGATCGGCACCGCCGCTCTCGGCCTCGCCGTCAACGGCGCGGGACTCTCGGCCGCGGTCACCGCCGAGGAGCTGGGCATCCCGGCCACCGAGGTGCCGGAGAAGGGTGAGCTGAAGGTCGTCGCCACCGGCAAGGCCCCCGCGCTCACCCCGGCGAAACCCGGCGACCTGACCGTCACCGCGACCGAGCTGAGCTTGACCCTTGGCTCGGCCACCGACGACGGACCGCCGCTGAACCTCAAGTGCGCCAAGGACGAGGGGCAGGACGCCCAGCTGGTCAAGCTCCCGGTCACCGGGCGGAACCTGACCACCGTGCCCGGCGCCAGCGGCACCCTGCCGGTGCCCACCACCGGCGGCAAACCGGTGCCCAGCACCGGATCCACCGTGCCGGGCGCGGGCGAGGACCAGCAGATGGGGCCGCTCGCCCGGCGGATCCGGTACAAGGTCGACGGGGTGTCCCGGATCAAGAAGATGGAGTCCGAGGTCAAGATCGGCCCCGGCGAGATGCTCACCGAGGTGATCATCAAACTGCCGGTCGGCGAGATCAAGGGCGACCTCACCCTGCCGCCGTCGAAGGGCTACTTCGTGCTGTTCCGGTTCGTGCCCAACAACTCGGTGATCGAGTTCGAGTCGGTCGGCCAGGTGGCGGGCATCATCGAACGCGGCCAGGTGAAGGCGACCTCGAAGATGTTCATCAAGCTGCGCGACATCAAGGTCGGCGGCGTGCCCCTGGACGTGGGACCGAACTGCAAGACCGTGGAACCCGCGGTGATCGACCTGGTCTCGGCCCCGCCGCCACCGCCGTTCCTGCCCACCAGGCCCACCCCGATGAGCGCGACCTACACCATCCCGCCCTTCGGCAACTGCGGTGTCACCGAGCCGCTGGACTCGCTGCTGACCGGACTGATCTCCGGGCCCGGCAACACGTTGAACCTGACCCTCACCTTCCTCGGATATGAGTGA
- a CDS encoding DUF6801 domain-containing protein, with translation MARRHLTTILTRTTAVLAGLALAAVGAGVAQAVPVTKTLTYTCEFPLIGPDELQVTISVNLPDSAVVGQPAQATDFKVSVLVPERIVEAFDLFEAKTLDGSAVAHFDVKDAAGVSKTVDINGMTVPSTPIPDTGDLTVPATGDVPPTTVDNPGQAEAIVSGGFDAKLTPRKADGSPTELGTFDLPCTEKPGQDLKLGEIPVAAARK, from the coding sequence ATGGCTCGACGCCACTTGACCACCATCTTGACTCGGACCACAGCCGTGCTCGCCGGCCTGGCCCTCGCCGCAGTCGGCGCCGGGGTCGCGCAGGCGGTGCCGGTCACCAAGACCCTGACCTACACCTGCGAGTTCCCGCTGATCGGCCCGGACGAGCTCCAGGTGACCATCTCGGTGAACCTGCCGGACTCGGCCGTGGTCGGCCAGCCCGCGCAGGCCACCGACTTCAAGGTCAGCGTGCTGGTGCCGGAACGGATCGTGGAGGCCTTCGACCTGTTCGAGGCCAAGACCCTGGACGGCTCCGCGGTCGCGCACTTCGACGTCAAGGACGCGGCCGGGGTGAGCAAGACGGTCGACATCAACGGCATGACCGTGCCGTCCACCCCGATCCCGGACACCGGTGACCTGACCGTGCCCGCCACCGGCGACGTCCCGCCGACCACGGTGGACAACCCCGGTCAGGCCGAGGCAATCGTCAGCGGCGGGTTCGACGCCAAGCTGACCCCGCGCAAGGCCGACGGCTCGCCGACCGAGCTGGGCACCTTCGACCTGCCCTGCACGGAGAAGCCGGGGCAGGACCTCAAGCTCGGCGAGATCCCGGTCGCCGCGGCGAGGAAGTAG
- a CDS encoding MFS transporter: MIHRVSGLSCVSVTSSGRGRRPARWGRPFRRGWTGCRGRAGTGWCCSGWARCAVLGSLVFSYLTDRFGRKKLFLLTLVLYLIATVLTAFSFGSGLLLVGTAALFGNGALSATGLPLAWSAVFFFASAGASAAYLTVLEIFPMEIRAMAIALFYSVGTGLGGIIGPSLFGALVETGDPAWPSWCSGWRPPASPWSRWRGRCRQRKPGVQPKRRRISAVSQTPMPGNGCALITPSGHYFDALTT, encoded by the coding sequence GTGATCCACCGGGTATCCGGGCTGTCGTGCGTCTCGGTGACGAGCAGCGGCCGCGGCAGGCGGCCGGCGAGGTGGGGACGGCCATTCCGGCGCGGCTGGACCGGCTGCCGTGGGCGCGCTGGCACTGGGTGGTGCTGCTCGGGCTGGGCACGGTGCGCGGTGCTCGGCTCGCTGGTCTTCAGCTACCTGACCGACCGGTTCGGCCGCAAGAAGCTGTTCCTGCTCACCCTGGTGCTTTACCTCATCGCCACCGTGCTGACCGCGTTCTCCTTCGGCTCCGGGCTGCTGCTGGTGGGCACCGCCGCGCTGTTCGGCAACGGCGCGCTGTCCGCGACCGGGCTGCCCCTGGCCTGGTCCGCGGTGTTCTTCTTCGCCTCGGCCGGGGCCAGCGCGGCCTACCTGACCGTCTTGGAGATCTTCCCGATGGAGATCAGGGCGATGGCCATCGCGCTGTTCTACTCGGTGGGCACCGGACTGGGCGGCATCATCGGGCCTTCGCTGTTCGGCGCGCTGGTGGAGACCGGGGACCCGGCGTGGCCGAGCTGGTGCTCGGGGTGGAGGCCGCCGGCAAGTCCCTGGAGTCGGTGGCGCGGCCGTTGTCGGCAGCGGAAGCCGGGCGTTCAGCCCAAGCGACGGCGTATTTCGGCGGTATCGCAAACGCCTATGCCGGGGAATGGGTGCGCCCTCATCACTCCATCGGGTCATTATTTTGATGCGCTGACAACTTGA
- a CDS encoding DEAD/DEAH box helicase, protein MTLTEYLPDGQDPDALFDAFSTWAAGQGIELYPAQQEALIEIVSGANVILSTPTGSGKSLVAAGAHFAALANKQRTFYTAPIKALVSEKFFALIEMFGAENVGMMTGDSSVNGDAPIICCTAEILANIALRDGADAEVGQVVMDEFHFYSEPDRGWAWQVPLIELPKAQFLLMSATLGDVSRFETDLTRRTGRPTTVVSSAERPVPLFHSYVTTPLQETIEELLSTQQAPIYVVHFSQAAALERAQALMSINVSSRADKDAIAAQIGNFRFTAGFGKTLSRLVRHGIGVHHAGMLPKYRRLVEQLAQAGLLKLICGTDTLGVGINVPIRTVVFTALSKYDGVRTRILKAREFHQIAGRAGRAGYDTVGNVVVEAPDHVVENERALAKAGDDPKKRRKVVRKKPPEGFVSWGEPTFKRLVEAEPEPLTSSFQVSHAMLLNVINRPGDAFAALRHLLEDNHEDRPAQIRHIRRAIAIYRALLAAGVVEKLDTPDEEGRTVRLTVDLQFDFALNQPLSPLALATIELLDRDSPTYALDVVSVIESTVDNPRPVLSQQQFRARGEAVNKMKAEGMEYEARMEALEEVTWPKPLQDILEAAYNMYRRGHPWVADHELSPKSVVRDMYERAMTFVDYIAFYQLARSEGLVLRYLADVYKALRQTVPDDAKTEELTDLIEWLGELVRQVDSSLLDEWEQLRNPTDEDDPEQSTVDTGPPPVTANPRAFRVLVRNELFRRVELAARRDYYTLGELDAHAGWDAERWREALEPYFEEYDEIGTGPNARGPALLMINQDEHPGQWVVRQAFDDPAGDHDWAITAEVDLAASDEAGSAVVHVTEVAPA, encoded by the coding sequence ATGACGCTCACCGAGTACCTGCCGGACGGCCAGGATCCCGACGCCCTGTTCGACGCCTTCAGCACCTGGGCCGCGGGCCAGGGGATCGAGCTGTACCCGGCGCAGCAGGAAGCGCTGATCGAGATCGTCTCCGGCGCGAACGTGATCCTGTCCACGCCGACCGGCTCCGGCAAGAGCCTGGTCGCCGCGGGGGCGCACTTCGCCGCGCTGGCGAACAAGCAGCGGACCTTCTACACCGCGCCGATCAAGGCGCTGGTCTCGGAGAAGTTCTTCGCGCTGATCGAGATGTTCGGCGCGGAGAACGTCGGCATGATGACCGGCGACTCCAGCGTCAACGGCGACGCGCCGATCATCTGCTGCACCGCGGAGATCCTGGCCAACATCGCGCTGCGGGACGGCGCGGACGCCGAGGTCGGCCAGGTCGTCATGGACGAGTTCCACTTCTACAGCGAGCCCGACCGCGGCTGGGCCTGGCAGGTCCCGCTGATCGAGCTGCCCAAGGCGCAGTTCCTGCTCATGTCGGCCACCCTGGGCGACGTCAGCCGGTTCGAGACCGACCTGACCCGGCGCACCGGCCGCCCCACCACGGTGGTCAGCTCGGCCGAGCGCCCGGTGCCGCTGTTCCACTCCTACGTCACCACGCCGCTGCAGGAGACCATCGAGGAGCTGCTCTCCACCCAGCAGGCCCCGATCTACGTGGTGCACTTCAGCCAGGCCGCCGCGCTGGAGCGGGCGCAGGCGCTGATGAGCATCAACGTCTCCAGCCGCGCGGACAAGGACGCGATCGCCGCGCAGATCGGCAACTTCCGGTTCACCGCCGGGTTCGGCAAGACGCTGTCCCGGCTGGTCCGGCACGGCATCGGGGTGCACCACGCGGGCATGCTGCCCAAGTACCGCCGCCTGGTCGAGCAGCTGGCCCAGGCCGGTCTGCTCAAGCTGATCTGCGGCACCGACACCCTGGGCGTGGGCATCAACGTGCCGATCCGGACCGTGGTGTTCACCGCGCTGAGCAAGTACGACGGGGTGCGCACCCGCATCCTCAAGGCGCGCGAGTTCCACCAGATCGCCGGCCGGGCCGGGCGGGCCGGGTACGACACGGTGGGCAACGTGGTGGTCGAGGCGCCGGACCACGTGGTGGAGAACGAGCGCGCGCTGGCCAAGGCGGGCGATGACCCGAAGAAGCGGCGCAAGGTGGTGCGCAAGAAGCCGCCGGAGGGCTTCGTCTCCTGGGGCGAGCCGACCTTCAAGCGCCTGGTCGAGGCCGAGCCCGAGCCGCTGACCTCCAGCTTCCAGGTCAGCCACGCCATGCTGCTGAACGTGATCAACCGCCCCGGCGACGCCTTCGCCGCCCTGCGGCACCTGCTGGAGGACAACCACGAGGACCGCCCGGCGCAGATCAGGCACATCCGCCGCGCGATCGCGATCTACCGCGCCCTGCTGGCCGCGGGCGTGGTGGAGAAGCTGGACACCCCCGACGAGGAAGGCCGCACGGTCCGCCTCACCGTGGACCTCCAGTTCGACTTCGCCCTCAACCAGCCGCTGTCCCCCCTGGCGCTGGCCACCATCGAGCTGCTGGACCGGGACTCCCCGACCTACGCGCTGGACGTGGTCTCGGTCATCGAGTCCACAGTGGACAATCCCCGTCCGGTCCTGTCCCAGCAGCAGTTCCGCGCCCGCGGCGAGGCCGTCAACAAGATGAAGGCCGAGGGCATGGAGTACGAGGCGCGGATGGAAGCCCTGGAGGAGGTGACCTGGCCCAAGCCCTTGCAGGACATCCTGGAGGCGGCCTACAACATGTACCGCCGGGGTCACCCCTGGGTCGCCGACCACGAGCTCTCACCGAAGTCGGTGGTGCGCGACATGTACGAGCGCGCCATGACCTTCGTCGACTACATCGCCTTCTACCAGCTGGCCCGCTCCGAGGGCCTGGTCCTGCGCTACCTGGCCGATGTCTACAAGGCCCTGCGCCAGACCGTCCCCGACGACGCGAAAACCGAAGAGCTCACCGACCTCATCGAATGGCTCGGCGAACTGGTCCGCCAGGTCGACAGCAGCCTGCTGGACGAGTGGGAACAACTCCGCAACCCCACCGACGAGGACGACCCCGAACAGTCCACAGTGGACACCGGCCCACCCCCGGTCACCGCCAACCCCAGGGCCTTCCGCGTCCTGGTCCGCAACGAGCTGTTCCGCCGGGTGGAGCTGGCCGCCCGCCGCGACTACTACACCCTGGGCGAGCTGGACGCCCACGCCGGCTGGGACGCCGAGCGCTGGCGGGAAGCCCTGGAGCCGTACTTCGAGGAGTACGACGAGATCGGCACCGGCCCCAACGCCCGCGGCCCAGCCCTGCTGATGATCAACCAGGACGAGCACCCAGGTCAGTGGGTGGTCCGGCAGGCCTTCGACGACCCGGCAGGCGACCACGACTGGGCGATCACAGCCGAGGTCGATTTGGCGGCCTCGGACGAGGCGGGGAGCGCGGTGGTGCACGTCACCGAGGTCGCCCCGGCCTGA
- a CDS encoding Uma2 family endonuclease: protein MPGTNWPYPPPNGWTAADLDRIGGDGLCGELDALQHIELVDGELIVMAPRTEFHRRVVERLRDELQRQAPPHLAATREMDVVLGPRQRPCPDVSVVTATAARDLDRTFYQPEDVLLVVEVVSKSSEIRDRETKPRRYAEAGIAHFWRVENNSGAPVVYVYELDPASRSYALTGIFHDRLECRVPFPTDIRLDTLVR, encoded by the coding sequence ATGCCCGGGACCAACTGGCCATATCCGCCACCGAACGGCTGGACCGCCGCCGATCTCGACCGGATCGGCGGCGACGGACTGTGCGGGGAGTTGGACGCGCTCCAGCACATCGAGCTGGTCGACGGTGAGCTGATCGTGATGGCACCGCGGACCGAGTTCCACCGCCGCGTCGTGGAACGCCTGCGGGACGAGCTCCAGCGGCAGGCGCCCCCGCACCTGGCCGCCACCCGCGAGATGGACGTGGTGCTCGGCCCCCGCCAGCGCCCCTGCCCCGACGTCTCCGTGGTCACCGCCACCGCCGCCCGCGACCTGGACCGCACCTTCTACCAGCCCGAAGACGTGCTGCTGGTGGTCGAGGTGGTGTCCAAGTCCTCGGAGATCAGGGACCGGGAGACCAAGCCCCGCCGCTACGCCGAGGCGGGCATCGCGCACTTCTGGCGGGTGGAGAACAACTCCGGCGCCCCGGTCGTCTACGTCTACGAGCTCGACCCGGCGAGCCGCTCCTACGCGCTGACCGGCATCTTCCACGACCGCCTGGAATGCCGCGTGCCCTTCCCCACTGACATCCGCCTGGACACCCTCGTTCGCTAG
- a CDS encoding Rid family hydrolase, which yields MTDEHPYSTAFRSGDLVAVSGRLGVTEPGVLTPGGFPAECAQAFANLAEALAGAGAQRSDVVQVTAYLTDIGDRDRLNAAFAAFFAEPRPARTCVGVASLPYGACVEIDALARVVG from the coding sequence ATGACCGACGAGCACCCGTACTCCACCGCCTTCCGCAGCGGCGACCTGGTAGCCGTCTCCGGCCGCCTCGGCGTCACCGAACCGGGCGTCCTGACCCCCGGCGGCTTCCCCGCCGAATGCGCCCAAGCCTTCGCCAACCTCGCCGAAGCCCTGGCCGGGGCGGGCGCACAGCGGAGCGACGTAGTACAGGTGACCGCCTACCTCACCGACATCGGTGACCGGGACCGGCTCAACGCCGCCTTCGCCGCGTTCTTCGCCGAGCCGCGGCCCGCGCGCACCTGTGTCGGCGTGGCCAGCCTGCCCTACGGCGCCTGCGTGGAGATCGACGCACTCGCCAGGGTGGTCGGCTGA
- a CDS encoding PAS domain-containing protein, whose product MAERDAILAALRPVADGIVATFGACCEVVVHDFRRPANSVVAIAGAVTGRGVGGAMSEIGMGLLARGDDAEDQLNYITRTPEGKMVKSSTMLLRDSDNTVFGALCVNLDLTGLTQAQQLLGGLAGVDNPLPAPTTTFGDDIDAVIDSIVDRRQLADPRPWAELGRDERLALFQDLNEQGVFAVRRAVPRVASRLGISRASAYSYLAQIKENS is encoded by the coding sequence ATGGCGGAGCGGGACGCCATCCTGGCGGCGCTGCGGCCGGTGGCCGACGGGATCGTGGCCACCTTCGGCGCGTGTTGCGAGGTGGTGGTGCACGACTTCCGGCGGCCGGCGAACTCGGTGGTGGCCATCGCGGGCGCGGTGACCGGGCGCGGGGTGGGCGGGGCGATGAGCGAGATCGGCATGGGACTGCTGGCCAGGGGCGATGACGCGGAGGACCAGCTCAACTACATCACCCGCACGCCGGAGGGAAAGATGGTCAAGTCCTCCACGATGTTGTTGCGGGACAGCGACAACACCGTCTTCGGCGCGCTGTGCGTGAACCTCGACCTCACCGGGCTCACCCAGGCCCAGCAGCTGCTCGGCGGGCTCGCCGGGGTGGACAACCCGCTGCCCGCGCCGACCACCACCTTCGGCGACGACATCGACGCCGTGATCGACTCCATTGTGGACAGACGCCAGCTGGCCGATCCGCGCCCCTGGGCCGAACTGGGCCGGGACGAGCGACTCGCGCTGTTCCAGGACCTCAACGAGCAGGGTGTGTTCGCGGTGCGCCGCGCGGTGCCCAGGGTCGCCTCCCGCCTGGGCATCTCCCGGGCCTCGGCCTACAGCTACCTCGCCCAGATCAAGGAGAACTCATGA
- a CDS encoding pyridoxal-phosphate dependent enzyme, with protein MTALPVTLADVREAAARLAGVAHRTPVLHSRQLDDLVGARVHLKCENFQRIGAFKFRGAYNAVSRLSEAQLRKGIAAYSSGNHAQAVALAARELGSSAVILVPADTPQSKKDATTGYGAELVTYDRYTGDRVAIGNKLAADRGLALIPPYEHPHVIAGQGTAALELLAEVDDLDTVLTPVGGGGLIAGSATAAKGLSPGIRVVGVEPEAGDDTRRSLLAGERVAVPVPRTIADGQAAEIPGELTFAINRRLVDEVVLVSDEEIRAAMRFAFERLKIVLEPSGATPLAALMTGKLPTGGRVGAILSGGNISPERFAELI; from the coding sequence ATGACCGCCCTCCCGGTGACCCTGGCCGACGTGCGGGAGGCCGCCGCCCGGCTGGCCGGGGTGGCGCACCGCACCCCGGTACTGCACTCCCGCCAGCTCGACGACCTCGTCGGCGCGCGGGTGCACCTCAAGTGCGAGAACTTCCAGCGGATCGGCGCGTTCAAGTTCCGCGGCGCCTACAACGCGGTCTCCCGGCTCTCCGAAGCCCAGCTGCGCAAAGGCATCGCGGCATATTCCTCCGGCAACCACGCCCAGGCCGTGGCGCTGGCCGCGCGGGAACTGGGCAGCAGCGCGGTGATCCTGGTGCCGGCGGACACGCCACAGTCCAAAAAGGACGCGACCACGGGCTACGGCGCGGAGCTGGTCACCTACGACCGCTACACCGGCGACCGGGTCGCCATCGGCAACAAGCTCGCCGCCGACCGGGGTCTCGCGCTGATCCCGCCGTACGAGCACCCGCACGTGATCGCCGGCCAGGGCACCGCCGCGCTCGAGCTCCTGGCCGAGGTCGACGACCTGGACACCGTGCTCACCCCGGTCGGCGGCGGCGGACTGATCGCCGGCTCGGCCACCGCGGCCAAGGGCCTCTCCCCCGGCATCCGCGTCGTCGGCGTGGAACCCGAGGCAGGCGACGACACCCGCCGCTCGCTGCTGGCCGGCGAACGGGTCGCGGTCCCGGTGCCGCGCACCATCGCCGACGGCCAGGCCGCGGAGATCCCCGGCGAGCTGACCTTCGCCATCAACCGGCGCCTGGTGGACGAGGTGGTGCTGGTCAGCGACGAGGAGATCCGGGCGGCCATGCGCTTCGCCTTCGAGCGGCTCAAGATCGTGCTGGAGCCCAGCGGCGCGACCCCGCTGGCCGCGCTGATGACCGGCAAGCTGCCCACCGGCGGCCGGGTCGGCGCGATCCTCTCCGGCGGCAACATCTCCCCCGAAAGGTTCGCCGAGCTGATCTAG